The following are encoded in a window of Aerococcus sanguinicola genomic DNA:
- the uvrA gene encoding excinuclease ABC subunit UvrA: MRDEIVVRGARSHNLKNIDVEIPRNEMVVVTGLSGSGKSSLAFDTLYAEGQRRYIESLSAFARQFLGNSRKADVDSIDGLSPAISIDQKTTNRNPRSTVGTITEVNDYLRLLYARVGQPICPNDGTPIASQSIDQMIERAEALEERTRVQVMAPVVYGKKGQHKRLLEKIQQQGYVRVQIDGELYDIEDLPELNKNQKHNINIVIDRLVIKEGIRTRLADSLETALRLTDGYALLDIIDGEEILFSEHYACPLCGFTVGELEPRLFSFNAPYGRCEVCDGLGQKLVVDLDLLVPDPSKSLEEGAIQAWNSNWSGYYPTLLKQAAEAFDIPFDKAFEDLTEEQRDLLLYGSKDETFHFHYVNDFGKVQDKDMTFEGVANNVSRRYHNSSSNMVRDNMRQYLAELPCDKCHGKRLNERALCVKVEGEDIAEVTAMPIEKTIHFFKQLHLGEQDSEIAAPILEELRSRLGFLQEVGLDYLTLDRSAGTLSGGEAQRIRLATQIGSNLSGIMYVLDEPSIGLHQRDNDRLIRSLQRMRDLGNTLIVVEHDEETMWAADYLIDMGPGAGEHGGEVVASGPPQEVAQNPDSLTGRYLSGDLAIEVPSERRQEDKGWLEIKGARQNNLKGIDVRLPIGRLDVVTGVSGSGKSSLINEVLKKTLARDLNRAQIHPGKSDSVSGYEGLDKIIDIDQSPIGRTPRSNPATYTSVFDDIRELFAQTNEAKIRGYNKGRFSFNVKGGRCEACKGDGILKVEMHFLPDVYVPCELCKGTRYNAETLEVTYKGKNIAEVLDMRAEEALDFFSAVPKIKRKLQTMVDVGLGYVSLGQPAPSLSGGEAQRMKLASELQRVATGKTVYILDEPTTGLHSHDIKRLLEVLQRLVDAGNTVIIIEHNLDVIKTADYIVDLGPEGGEKGGQLVAGGTPEEVAQVEASYTGQYLKPLLEKE, from the coding sequence GTGAGAGATGAAATAGTGGTTCGTGGGGCACGTTCTCACAATTTAAAAAATATTGATGTTGAAATTCCACGCAATGAAATGGTCGTTGTAACAGGCTTATCAGGTTCGGGAAAGTCTTCTCTAGCCTTTGATACGCTCTATGCGGAGGGACAGCGTCGTTATATTGAAAGCCTGTCAGCCTTCGCTCGTCAATTCTTAGGGAATTCTCGCAAAGCAGATGTCGATAGTATCGATGGGTTGAGTCCTGCTATTTCAATTGACCAGAAGACCACCAACCGTAATCCTCGGTCAACCGTTGGAACGATTACAGAAGTGAACGATTACTTGCGTTTACTTTACGCCCGGGTAGGTCAGCCTATTTGTCCCAATGACGGGACACCCATCGCTAGCCAGTCCATTGACCAGATGATCGAGCGGGCAGAAGCCTTGGAAGAGAGAACCCGCGTCCAAGTTATGGCACCGGTGGTTTACGGCAAGAAGGGCCAGCATAAACGATTATTGGAGAAGATTCAACAGCAGGGCTATGTCCGAGTTCAAATTGATGGCGAGCTCTATGATATCGAGGACCTGCCAGAACTAAATAAAAATCAGAAGCACAATATTAATATTGTAATCGACCGCTTAGTCATTAAGGAAGGTATCCGGACGCGCTTAGCGGATTCTTTGGAGACGGCTCTCCGCCTAACGGATGGCTATGCCCTTTTGGATATCATTGATGGGGAAGAGATCCTTTTTTCTGAGCATTATGCCTGCCCCCTATGTGGCTTTACCGTAGGAGAACTGGAACCTCGGCTCTTTTCCTTCAATGCCCCTTATGGACGTTGTGAAGTTTGCGATGGTTTGGGACAGAAATTGGTGGTTGACTTGGACTTACTGGTCCCTGATCCATCGAAAAGTCTAGAAGAGGGCGCCATTCAAGCCTGGAATTCTAATTGGTCAGGCTACTATCCAACCCTCTTAAAACAAGCAGCGGAAGCCTTCGATATTCCTTTCGATAAAGCCTTTGAAGATTTGACTGAAGAGCAGAGGGACTTATTGCTCTATGGGTCTAAGGATGAGACCTTCCATTTTCACTATGTCAATGATTTTGGCAAGGTTCAAGATAAGGATATGACCTTTGAGGGAGTTGCTAATAATGTCAGCCGGCGTTACCATAACAGTTCATCCAATATGGTGCGCGACAATATGCGACAATACTTAGCCGAATTGCCCTGTGACAAGTGCCATGGCAAACGCTTGAATGAGCGGGCCCTCTGCGTCAAGGTCGAAGGTGAGGATATAGCAGAAGTAACGGCCATGCCCATTGAAAAAACAATCCACTTCTTTAAGCAACTCCACTTGGGTGAACAGGATAGTGAAATTGCTGCACCGATTCTTGAAGAATTGCGGTCCCGGCTGGGCTTCTTACAAGAAGTTGGTCTCGATTATTTAACGCTCGACCGGTCAGCCGGTACCTTATCGGGTGGGGAAGCCCAACGTATTCGTTTGGCTACCCAGATTGGATCTAACCTATCGGGTATCATGTATGTCCTAGATGAGCCTTCGATTGGTCTCCACCAAAGAGACAATGATCGCTTGATCCGCTCTCTGCAGAGAATGCGTGATTTAGGGAATACCCTCATCGTAGTGGAACACGATGAGGAGACCATGTGGGCTGCAGACTACCTGATCGATATGGGACCAGGCGCTGGAGAGCATGGGGGCGAAGTCGTGGCTAGCGGCCCCCCCCAAGAAGTAGCTCAAAATCCTGATTCGCTGACAGGCCGCTATCTGAGTGGAGACCTTGCCATTGAAGTCCCATCAGAGCGTCGTCAGGAAGATAAGGGCTGGCTAGAGATTAAGGGCGCCCGTCAAAATAACCTGAAAGGGATCGATGTCCGCTTGCCTATTGGGCGTTTGGATGTCGTGACCGGCGTTTCCGGATCGGGTAAGAGTTCGCTGATCAACGAAGTCCTCAAGAAGACCTTGGCTCGCGATCTCAACCGGGCGCAAATTCATCCCGGTAAGTCAGACAGTGTCTCGGGTTATGAGGGCCTAGATAAGATTATTGATATTGACCAGAGCCCAATCGGTCGGACACCCCGGTCGAATCCAGCGACCTATACCTCTGTATTTGACGATATCCGGGAACTCTTTGCCCAAACCAATGAGGCGAAGATCCGTGGCTACAATAAGGGACGCTTTTCCTTTAATGTCAAAGGAGGGCGCTGTGAGGCCTGCAAGGGTGACGGGATCCTTAAGGTAGAGATGCACTTCTTGCCGGATGTCTACGTGCCTTGCGAGCTCTGTAAGGGGACCCGCTACAATGCGGAGACCTTGGAAGTCACTTATAAAGGAAAGAATATTGCGGAGGTCTTGGACATGCGGGCTGAGGAAGCCTTAGACTTCTTCTCTGCGGTGCCAAAGATCAAGCGTAAATTACAGACCATGGTGGATGTGGGCTTGGGCTATGTTAGCCTGGGTCAACCTGCGCCCTCGCTTTCCGGTGGTGAAGCCCAACGGATGAAATTAGCTAGTGAGCTCCAGCGCGTGGCGACAGGGAAGACGGTCTATATCCTTGATGAACCAACGACCGGCTTACATAGTCATGATATTAAGCGTCTCTTAGAGGTCCTCCAGCGTCTAGTGGATGCGGGAAACACGGTGATTATTATTGAACATAATCTAGATGTGATTAAAACCGCCGATTATATTGTTGATCTGGGACCAGAAGGCGGCGAAAAGGGTGGCCAGCTCGTTGCTGGTGGGACCCCTGAGGAAGTGGCCCAAGTGGAAGCTTCCTACACCGGTCAATACCTAAAACCATTACTGGAAAAAGAATAA
- a CDS encoding exonuclease SbcCD subunit D, whose protein sequence is MKIIHTSDWHIGKVINERSLLDDQADVLTAWISQVAEMGPDLVIIAGDLYDRSLPNRESVHLCNQLLTQMSEEIACPICIISGNHDSGERIDYASAILEKEGLYLEGMVKKEIRRVCLEEADVYLLPYSDYGQIQKLYPDQTIRSMADALAVQIQTIKAGDWRPDRLNLLVFHGYVTNVDLDEAGADLEHTESERPLSMGNSAYVPADLFEDFDYVALGHLHGRQFVKNQHIYYSGSPLKYSKSEARQRKVFLEVDLTKEDLTVTPHPIQPKYDLRQVKGTFEDLMADQSDDYLYVELTDAQPVHEAMARLRQVYPHIMALTYSALEVDQPQSETGYQAQQKEALDQVFADFYEDQTGQVLTAYQEQVVKQIMAEAQGRGEEAGDQ, encoded by the coding sequence ATGAAAATTATCCATACTTCCGATTGGCATATCGGAAAAGTGATCAATGAAAGAAGTCTGCTCGATGACCAGGCGGATGTTTTAACGGCATGGATCAGTCAGGTAGCAGAGATGGGGCCAGATCTTGTGATTATTGCGGGGGATCTTTATGACCGGTCCCTTCCTAATCGCGAGAGTGTCCACCTGTGCAATCAATTATTGACCCAGATGTCGGAAGAAATCGCTTGCCCCATTTGTATTATCTCGGGCAACCATGATAGCGGGGAGCGCATCGACTATGCTTCCGCTATCTTAGAAAAGGAGGGCCTCTACTTAGAGGGCATGGTCAAAAAAGAAATCCGCCGTGTCTGTCTGGAAGAGGCTGATGTTTATCTCCTGCCCTACAGTGACTATGGTCAAATCCAAAAGTTATACCCTGACCAGACAATCCGCTCTATGGCCGATGCGCTAGCGGTTCAAATCCAAACCATTAAGGCGGGGGACTGGCGACCTGACCGGCTCAACCTCCTAGTCTTCCATGGCTATGTAACCAATGTCGATTTGGACGAGGCGGGGGCAGATTTAGAGCACACGGAGTCTGAACGTCCCCTGAGCATGGGGAACTCTGCCTATGTTCCTGCTGATCTTTTTGAGGATTTTGACTATGTTGCCCTAGGACACTTGCACGGCCGCCAGTTTGTTAAAAACCAGCATATCTACTACAGTGGGTCTCCCTTAAAATACTCAAAATCGGAAGCCCGCCAGCGCAAGGTTTTTTTAGAAGTTGATCTGACCAAGGAAGACCTGACCGTTACCCCCCATCCCATCCAGCCTAAATATGATTTGCGGCAGGTAAAGGGGACTTTTGAAGACTTAATGGCCGACCAGTCTGATGACTACCTCTATGTGGAACTGACCGATGCCCAGCCCGTCCATGAAGCGATGGCACGCTTGCGCCAAGTCTATCCCCACATTATGGCCTTGACCTACTCGGCCCTAGAAGTCGATCAACCACAATCTGAAACAGGCTACCAGGCCCAGCAAAAAGAAGCTTTAGACCAGGTCTTTGCCGATTTTTATGAAGATCAAACGGGCCAGGTCTTGACGGCTTACCAAGAGCAAGTGGTTAAGCAAATCATGGCTGAGGCCCAAGGCAGAGGAGAGGAGGCAGGTGACCAATGA
- a CDS encoding AAA family ATPase yields the protein MKPIILEMQAFGPYRERMQIDFRDLGQTQLFLITGPTGAGKTTIFDAIVYALYGKTSGSSRQEAELKSDLASDHELSYIYLSFELGGKTYSVKRIPQQKGPSPKTQRPINLKASVTFDRGDRVFQKTQEANQALEELLGLSVDQFRQIVMLPQGEFKQLLEAPSREKEVIFRKIFTTYHLKNFQDDLLAKKQALEKEMGQDYQALKEDKTDILDLLDEASQEALREAANQEDFAAFADQVAEALENQRAGVKAAEKKIGDGQAESQVLNQHLERLKEADRLAQAQVDLDQKSSVYHKAKADWDFYQKTRPLAKNQADLEQLAEVISQERKRLGEVEAEASQYQAAKEAAQTSLEASQDSYAQVDDWEEKLAQMRLEEHDLKTWLKKREGAQALDQSIQTSQKRLLALQEDQEGFAQKIDLAKEKAQQLQNQWLNPDDLLKERYQLENKQATYATYRHLMASKQEQTDQLSQLELDYQAAQETWRQTQSALEAGRLREQADYLGKLAADLVPGQACPLCGSLDHPAVYEGTSDQEGPVPDTDSLEAEERQAYQDLTQLGSQLGYAQKEMQKLTDQLEDQAKEGNFSSDLVEEDRRLKTQADQLLAKEKAQAQRQRDYDQVQEDLVTYQEKQVAVRQEEGQLEERLDNQERQYKDLKEDMQALAAQLNYQEMDDLLAAEKELEQKIQKVKEAYQKAQASFQAASDQVVRLKAQKAGLEESLGRQDQRYQEGWSHFQASLTDFDLTAEDLSNYHRADKDWSAVEKFWRNYEQDRYALDQQIAKNRQALAAREEALDLDQTQARLQEVSEQVQKEQQYRDRRLTQLTRLDQLDQAFNARLARYQAQSQHYGELVLLAEVANGTRSGSQRISFERYILAYYFDQIIQQANRRFKQMTSGRYQFLRERTDKGGTAAKGLDLAVMDYYSGSSRSVQSLSGGESFKASLSLALALSDVIQNHAGGIEISTLFIDEGFGSLDEESLHQAMDTLIELQEASGRLIAIISHVEELKQELPVQLAVTASPAGSRCAFRGLTR from the coding sequence ATGAAACCGATTATATTAGAGATGCAAGCTTTTGGTCCCTACCGTGAGCGGATGCAGATTGATTTCCGGGACCTAGGCCAGACCCAGTTGTTTCTAATTACGGGACCCACTGGCGCTGGTAAGACAACCATATTCGATGCCATTGTCTATGCCCTCTATGGTAAGACCAGCGGCAGTTCGCGCCAGGAGGCTGAGCTCAAATCAGACTTAGCCAGTGACCATGAACTGTCCTATATTTATTTGAGCTTTGAACTTGGCGGAAAGACTTATTCCGTTAAACGTATTCCCCAGCAAAAGGGCCCCAGTCCCAAAACCCAACGTCCGATCAACCTGAAGGCAAGTGTGACTTTCGACCGAGGGGACCGGGTCTTCCAAAAGACCCAAGAAGCCAACCAGGCCCTAGAAGAACTATTAGGCCTCAGTGTCGACCAGTTCCGACAAATTGTGATGCTGCCCCAGGGTGAATTCAAGCAGCTCTTAGAGGCCCCTAGCCGTGAAAAAGAGGTCATCTTTCGCAAGATTTTTACGACCTACCATCTTAAAAACTTCCAGGATGACCTCCTGGCTAAGAAACAAGCTTTAGAAAAAGAAATGGGCCAAGACTACCAAGCCCTTAAGGAGGACAAAACGGATATCCTGGACCTGCTAGATGAAGCGAGTCAAGAAGCTTTAAGAGAAGCTGCTAATCAAGAAGACTTCGCAGCTTTTGCGGACCAAGTGGCGGAGGCTTTGGAAAACCAGCGAGCAGGTGTTAAGGCAGCGGAAAAGAAGATCGGAGACGGGCAAGCAGAAAGTCAGGTGCTCAACCAGCACTTAGAGCGCTTAAAAGAAGCGGACCGCTTGGCCCAAGCACAAGTTGACTTGGATCAAAAGTCTTCGGTCTATCATAAGGCCAAGGCGGACTGGGACTTCTATCAAAAAACGCGGCCCCTGGCTAAGAACCAAGCTGACTTGGAACAATTGGCGGAAGTCATTAGCCAGGAGAGAAAGCGCCTGGGGGAAGTCGAAGCAGAAGCTAGCCAATACCAGGCCGCTAAAGAAGCTGCTCAAACTAGCTTAGAAGCCAGTCAAGACTCCTATGCCCAAGTCGACGACTGGGAGGAAAAGCTGGCTCAGATGCGCTTGGAGGAACACGACTTAAAGACCTGGTTGAAGAAAAGGGAAGGTGCCCAAGCACTTGACCAATCCATCCAGACGAGTCAAAAGAGACTTCTTGCGCTTCAGGAAGACCAGGAAGGCTTCGCGCAAAAGATTGACCTAGCTAAAGAAAAAGCTCAGCAGCTCCAGAATCAGTGGCTGAATCCTGACGACTTGCTTAAGGAGCGCTACCAATTGGAAAATAAGCAGGCAACTTATGCGACTTACCGCCACTTAATGGCAAGCAAGCAGGAGCAGACAGACCAGCTTAGCCAGCTGGAGCTAGACTACCAAGCGGCTCAAGAGACTTGGCGGCAGACTCAGTCGGCGCTTGAAGCAGGTCGGCTCAGGGAGCAAGCGGATTACCTGGGCAAGTTAGCGGCTGACTTAGTCCCTGGCCAGGCTTGTCCGCTTTGTGGGAGCTTGGACCACCCGGCAGTTTATGAAGGGACAAGTGACCAAGAGGGGCCGGTGCCAGACACTGACAGTTTAGAAGCTGAGGAGCGCCAGGCCTACCAGGATTTGACCCAGCTGGGTAGCCAACTGGGCTATGCCCAAAAAGAAATGCAGAAGCTTACAGACCAGCTAGAAGACCAGGCAAAAGAAGGGAATTTCTCTTCTGACTTAGTAGAAGAAGATCGTCGCCTAAAGACCCAAGCGGACCAGCTACTAGCTAAAGAGAAGGCCCAAGCTCAGCGACAAAGGGACTATGACCAGGTCCAAGAAGATCTCGTGACCTACCAAGAAAAACAAGTTGCGGTCAGACAAGAAGAAGGTCAGCTCGAGGAACGTTTGGATAACCAGGAAAGGCAGTATAAGGACTTAAAAGAAGACATGCAGGCTTTGGCTGCCCAGCTAAACTACCAGGAAATGGATGACCTCCTGGCTGCTGAAAAAGAACTTGAACAGAAAATTCAAAAGGTAAAAGAGGCCTATCAAAAAGCTCAAGCCAGCTTCCAAGCAGCAAGTGACCAAGTAGTTCGCTTAAAAGCACAGAAAGCGGGCTTGGAAGAGAGCCTGGGACGGCAAGACCAGCGTTACCAAGAGGGCTGGTCACACTTCCAGGCAAGCCTAACCGATTTTGATCTCACGGCCGAAGACCTTTCTAACTACCACCGTGCGGATAAAGATTGGTCAGCTGTGGAGAAATTTTGGCGAAATTATGAACAGGACCGTTATGCTCTGGACCAACAAATAGCCAAGAATCGGCAGGCCTTGGCTGCTAGGGAGGAGGCTTTAGACCTTGACCAAACTCAAGCCCGTCTCCAGGAAGTAAGCGAGCAAGTTCAAAAAGAACAACAATACCGGGATAGACGCTTGACCCAGCTGACCCGCCTAGACCAGCTCGACCAGGCCTTCAATGCCCGCTTAGCCCGCTACCAAGCGCAATCCCAACATTACGGGGAATTGGTCTTACTCGCTGAAGTCGCTAACGGGACACGATCAGGCAGCCAACGTATTTCTTTTGAGCGCTATATCTTAGCTTATTACTTTGATCAGATTATCCAGCAGGCCAATCGACGCTTTAAGCAGATGACGAGTGGCCGCTATCAGTTCTTGCGTGAACGTACAGACAAGGGGGGAACAGCTGCTAAGGGTTTAGACTTGGCGGTAATGGATTATTATTCCGGTAGCAGCCGCAGCGTCCAGTCCCTATCAGGGGGTGAGAGCTTTAAGGCTTCACTCTCCCTGGCCCTAGCCTTAAGCGATGTGATCCAAAATCATGCAGGTGGTATTGAAATTTCAACCCTCTTTATTGACGAGGGCTTTGGTAGTTTGGATGAAGAGTCCCTCCACCAGGCCATGGATACCCTGATTGAGCTCCAGGAAGCCAGTGGCCGCTTGATTGCGATTATTTCCCACGTGGAGGAATTGAAGCAGGAGCTGCCCGTTCAATTGGCGGTGACAGCCAGTCCAGCAGGCAGCCGCTGTGCCTTTCGGGGGCTTACAAGATAA
- a CDS encoding DUF4097 family beta strand repeat-containing protein, whose translation MSEDKQRILKLVQEGLLSREEALVLLEQRQAKESDNQKQKQSLSFEEAQALAEFYEDQGQDDLAQAILKNYYLDREEKLEAELDAKEAALEELGLAESTDEAEAKLALEEEIKGLKTELTYLRDQANQSNNDSADGPAEEPKAKTSQAEKTGLGQMFKDLKTAVEGTVHFDRGRSGIPRPHLVTRQFEERFTFDEIAKNFDFSISKGDILVEVAEIDRVEVLVTGTILGKYQEESVEEAFRKRTLIENQGGCLRFELNNRLLSTNIHLRLPKVKFGQLNFRSLLGGIQLTGLEAENLDLYTIDGDIRVAECQASSGRVNTKNGLVVLDQVAFDHLDAQTANGDQRFIGAVRELAMDTLNGNLRLTVTSPDLETVNCQTTSGDVKLNVNPATSLNADLRSNNGTIRWRQESFKVETLADSRFNQAKSIYYLGETRPAQINLSSVSGDIWLKAEAK comes from the coding sequence ATGAGTGAGGACAAACAACGTATACTGAAATTAGTTCAAGAAGGTTTACTCAGTCGAGAAGAAGCCTTGGTGCTTTTAGAACAGCGCCAAGCTAAAGAAAGTGATAACCAAAAGCAGAAGCAGAGCCTCTCATTTGAAGAAGCACAAGCCTTGGCGGAATTCTATGAAGACCAAGGCCAGGATGACTTAGCCCAAGCGATTCTGAAAAATTATTACTTAGATCGCGAAGAAAAATTAGAAGCTGAATTAGATGCCAAGGAGGCTGCCTTAGAAGAACTGGGGTTGGCTGAATCAACGGACGAAGCGGAGGCCAAGTTGGCCTTAGAAGAAGAAATCAAGGGTCTCAAAACAGAATTGACTTACTTGCGTGACCAAGCGAACCAATCAAATAATGACTCAGCAGACGGACCAGCAGAGGAGCCAAAAGCAAAGACCAGCCAGGCAGAGAAGACAGGATTGGGTCAAATGTTCAAGGACCTTAAGACGGCCGTTGAAGGAACGGTTCACTTTGACCGGGGCCGGTCGGGGATCCCCCGTCCCCACTTAGTCACCCGGCAATTTGAAGAACGTTTTACTTTTGACGAGATCGCCAAGAATTTTGATTTTTCAATCTCTAAGGGAGACATCCTGGTTGAAGTCGCCGAGATCGACCGGGTGGAAGTCTTAGTGACAGGGACTATCCTAGGTAAGTACCAGGAAGAAAGCGTTGAAGAAGCCTTTAGAAAAAGAACCCTGATTGAAAACCAAGGCGGATGTTTACGTTTTGAATTAAATAACCGCCTGCTATCTACTAATATCCACTTGCGCCTTCCCAAAGTAAAATTCGGCCAATTAAATTTTAGGAGCTTATTAGGAGGCATCCAGCTGACTGGTTTAGAAGCGGAAAACCTGGATCTTTATACCATTGATGGGGATATCCGGGTCGCTGAGTGCCAGGCAAGCAGTGGCCGGGTGAATACCAAGAACGGTTTAGTAGTTTTGGACCAAGTTGCCTTTGACCATCTGGATGCGCAGACAGCCAATGGGGACCAGCGCTTCATTGGAGCGGTTCGCGAGCTGGCCATGGATACCCTGAATGGGAACTTGCGGTTGACGGTGACAAGCCCGGACTTAGAGACCGTTAACTGCCAGACCACTTCGGGAGATGTCAAGCTCAATGTTAATCCAGCAACGAGTTTGAATGCTGACCTGCGTTCCAATAATGGGACTATACGTTGGCGGCAAGAAAGCTTTAAGGTAGAAACCTTGGCTGATTCTCGCTTTAACCAAGCGAAGAGCATATATTATTTAGGCGAGACACGCCCTGCCCAAATCAACCTGTCATCCGTTTCTGGAGATATCTGGTTGAAGGCAGAGGCTAAGTAA
- a CDS encoding PspC domain-containing protein translates to MTKKLRRSKTDRVLTGLLGGLAAYFGVSSTLIRWLYAIFTFFNPFLILIYIVAAYLIPSEGKPFKRKAEKTHRHPRGFGRIKEAEHIDDDQQGNWNDF, encoded by the coding sequence ATGACTAAAAAATTAAGAAGATCCAAAACAGACCGCGTTCTAACCGGCTTACTAGGGGGCCTGGCAGCTTATTTTGGCGTCAGTTCAACCCTTATCCGCTGGCTTTACGCCATCTTCACTTTCTTCAATCCCTTCCTCATCCTGATCTACATCGTGGCGGCTTATTTGATTCCAAGTGAAGGAAAGCCTTTTAAGCGCAAGGCTGAGAAAACCCACCGCCACCCCCGAGGTTTCGGTCGCATTAAAGAAGCTGAACACATTGATGATGACCAGCAGGGAAATTGGAATGACTTTTAA
- the hprK gene encoding HPr(Ser) kinase/phosphatase, whose amino-acid sequence MAVVTVRELVEALKMNIISGEDYLDREITVSDISRPGLELTGYFNYYPEERIQLFGRNEHSFMSKMTSEERLLVMRRLARDKTPVFVFSRDLRPEYEVIQAANENHIPVIGINTSTTHLSSRLTTFLQERLATRTSRHGVFVEVYGLGVLIMGESGVGKSEAALELVKNGHRLVADDRVELYQRDEYTIMGEAPAILENMMEIRGLGIINIMTLYGAGAVRQKQQVNLIIQLKLWHKEDKYDRLGTAAEEEDIFGVKVAKITVPVQMGRNISSIVEVAAMNFRANDLGYNSAKEFEDRLTHLIESNSQEEG is encoded by the coding sequence ATGGCGGTAGTTACAGTTCGTGAGCTAGTAGAGGCACTCAAGATGAATATTATTTCTGGTGAGGACTATCTGGATCGAGAGATCACAGTATCAGATATTTCGCGCCCGGGATTGGAATTGACCGGTTATTTTAATTATTATCCTGAAGAACGGATCCAACTTTTTGGCCGTAACGAGCATTCTTTTATGAGCAAGATGACCAGTGAAGAACGTTTATTGGTGATGCGGCGTCTAGCCCGGGATAAGACACCGGTTTTTGTTTTTTCCCGCGACTTGCGGCCGGAGTACGAAGTGATCCAGGCAGCTAATGAAAACCATATTCCGGTGATTGGGATCAATACCTCGACCACCCACCTCTCTTCTCGCTTGACGACCTTTCTTCAGGAACGTTTGGCGACCCGTACCTCGCGCCATGGTGTCTTTGTTGAGGTTTATGGTTTAGGTGTGCTCATTATGGGCGAGAGTGGCGTTGGTAAGTCGGAAGCTGCCCTCGAACTGGTTAAGAATGGCCACCGCCTGGTTGCTGATGACCGGGTCGAACTCTATCAAAGAGATGAATATACCATTATGGGGGAGGCGCCCGCTATCCTTGAAAACATGATGGAAATTCGGGGCCTGGGCATTATTAATATTATGACCCTCTACGGCGCAGGAGCTGTCCGCCAGAAGCAACAGGTGAACTTGATCATCCAGTTGAAGCTCTGGCACAAGGAGGACAAGTATGACCGTTTGGGAACCGCTGCCGAAGAGGAAGATATCTTTGGGGTGAAGGTGGCTAAGATTACCGTTCCGGTTCAGATGGGACGGAATATTTCTAGCATCGTCGAAGTAGCTGCCATGAATTTCCGAGCCAATGATCTCGGCTACAATTCAGCCAAGGAATTTGAAGACCGTTTAACGCATTTGATCGAAAGTAACAGTCAAGAGGAAGGATAA
- the lgt gene encoding prolipoprotein diacylglyceryl transferase, translating into MLSDRVLAAIDPVAFELFGWPIRWYGIIIAGGILLAIQLGSREIKRRGWPEDLILDVLVWAIPIGFIGARLYYVIFEWDYYRQHLDEIIQIWNGGIAIYGGVLAALLTIYLYCRSKGWRFLLLTDVMAPYLLLAQAIGRWGNFVNQEAHGGPVSVEFLRDRLHLPDFIVEGMQIDGVYYHPTFLYESLWNLLGVVVLLYLRNIRGKLRVGETTFLYLIWYGIGRFFIEGLRTDSLYWGPFRVSQVLSLVLVLIGLGAIIWRRWQKAPTPYQEASLYAIEQKKTEEN; encoded by the coding sequence ATGTTGAGTGATCGTGTTTTAGCAGCCATTGATCCCGTCGCTTTCGAGCTATTTGGCTGGCCCATTCGTTGGTATGGGATTATCATAGCTGGAGGTATCCTTTTAGCTATTCAATTGGGTAGCCGTGAAATTAAGCGGCGGGGCTGGCCTGAGGATTTAATTTTAGATGTCTTGGTTTGGGCCATTCCCATTGGCTTTATCGGGGCTCGACTCTATTATGTGATCTTCGAATGGGATTATTACCGCCAGCACTTGGATGAGATTATCCAAATTTGGAATGGTGGGATTGCCATCTATGGGGGCGTTTTAGCGGCCCTATTGACTATTTACCTTTATTGTCGGTCTAAGGGCTGGCGCTTCCTACTTTTGACAGATGTGATGGCGCCTTACCTCCTGCTTGCCCAAGCCATTGGCCGCTGGGGAAATTTTGTTAACCAGGAGGCCCATGGAGGCCCCGTGTCGGTAGAATTTCTTCGTGACCGCCTCCACTTACCTGATTTTATTGTGGAAGGTATGCAGATCGACGGGGTCTACTACCATCCGACCTTTCTTTACGAATCACTATGGAACCTTTTAGGGGTTGTGGTTCTCTTGTATTTACGTAATATTAGGGGCAAACTGAGAGTAGGGGAGACGACCTTCCTCTACTTGATTTGGTATGGGATCGGACGTTTCTTTATTGAGGGGCTGCGGACAGATAGCCTCTATTGGGGGCCCTTCCGTGTCTCCCAAGTCCTATCCTTAGTCTTGGTGCTTATTGGCCTGGGCGCAATTATCTGGCGACGTTGGCAAAAAGCTCCCACTCCCTACCAGGAAGCGAGTCTCTATGCGATTGAACAGAAGAAAACGGAGGAGAACTAA